In Microbacterium lushaniae, the following are encoded in one genomic region:
- a CDS encoding Ig-like domain-containing protein codes for MRSFTWLRRRRRTLMSAGVVTVSALAVTTMAVAYQGFPTTEVDLHDGGVWITKQSSVLVGHFNHESRVLDAGLRAASDEYDILQESSTVLVVDQAESTVTAVDPAMVMLTDTADVPPGAKVALGGPTMAVLDTASGSLWITPARAAGAFTIEGAEPVTELGKGADVAVGRDGTVYGVSAESGEIVTVPVTADGETGDAARRGMEGVDENAQLSITVVGTTAAVLDADTGTVHTTGGLRAEVDGAESAVLQQPAATGDALVLATASEVVRVPFDGSEPAKTPSGAGEGAPTAPVTLAGCTYAAWSGSGGFVRDCSGDANDLAMQIEDLEPTAQLRFRQNRDVVILNDVIGGAAWMATDAMQRVDNWDDIIPPEGDSEEDEQTTEETVETTLPERTEVNTPPIAADDDLGVRPGRTTVLPVLDNDTDADGDILVVSLPDGEPGLGEVQPIHDGSALQIAVPEDASGSETFRYEIEDGRGGTDTANVRLSVRGWDVNAPPEPKRVTTVVVEAGGAITYNVLPDWTDPDGDEVFLASVVPAEGDEADFTADGRITYRAIGGTQGRKDVPIIVSDGSEVTEGIVRFDVRPPGSTVPVTNADHVVVRAGQSATVAPLSNDTSSGRETLRLTRVDEVPGAEIVPDYPNKTFTFRSSAPGTYYAQYLVAAGPNAVPGLVRIDVLPDADTDLPPVAVRDVALLPSGADVLVNVLANDSDPSGGILVVQSVTVDPASGISVAVIGHETLRITDQSALSEQTRISYRISNGQQTAEGEVVVIPVPAPDQLRPPVASDDTAVVRAGDVVTIPVLDNDYHPNNDTLRLAPDLVEPVPAAEEGTIFVSQDTVRFRASDEPGTVYATYEVEDSTGQKDAGYVTIQVLPVDAETNQAPRPRDITGRVLAGSEVRIPVPLDGLDPDGDSVELMGIDSAPSKGRVSEVGANFLRYEAFEGESGPDAFTYRVRDRFGAEAIASIRVGIAPAEAANQAPYAVKDAVVMRPGREVAVPVLANDSDPEGDAITLVSNGLIMADSGGLEARVLGDRVVVTSPGEPIETSLQYTIRDARGAEARAVLQVTVAEDVPLQRPIARDDRVRPTDVEDEASVDLDVLANDEDPDGTVDALEISVEAAGARVLGDGVVRLPILEEAQLVMYTITDRDDLTASAFIHVPGLRDLPPVLISTEGVEVKSGETISIPLSEHVRAAGGRDVVITEAGKVSAAHANGASLVEDERTLVYTSADGYFGQDAITFEVTDGTGPDDPEGRKATLTLPVTVLPPDNQQPTFVNGQMDVAPGEDATGLDLVALTTDPDEGDLEGMRYTIVGGSPSGMSASVDGQTLRVSAEADTRKGTTAEVRVRIDDGETDPVEGTVTVRVTASTRPLPTANDDVLPEADQGRTISVPVLANDFNPFPETPLKVVAASTETGEGVAQVSGDQVSVTPSASFFGTMVVRYRIQDATADVDREVEGRIRLTVQGRPDAPGVPTVSSVQDRTVVLSWTPPPNNGAAITGYTVTSTAGNYTRECPATTCTLSGLTNNVEYNFVVTATNRVGESDPSAPSETARPDARPDTPAPPTLRFGDRSLNVAWTTPSTPGSPVESFTLEISPAPPSGITQKTASGNSLVWEGLENGTAYQVRVQAHNRAPEPSSWSGYSATEIPAGPPAAPGAPSTTRLDPVGSQAQLQVSWAAPNPNGDAISGYRLNVLRGGALVNTISVGAGQTSQAVVVEPSRTDYSFTVAAVNKAGWGADSAPSAPRRAFTPPGAPQGVSASTPSPDNSIHVAYQPAETNGADAGAVRYEYKLNGGGWAPLNGNRITSGISNGSGYTVTLRAVTTQDGTTYASPDSNTTAQVIPYGPIQAPGASARGSGTQIEFAWSPPAANGRAITNLEIKIAGGGWEQVAVRSGSRTVNFGYSEKHTIQVRATDAANQTSTASAEARTDNKPEPDPPRAWVSRGGGVNNSQCSTASCAYFAVNTKDFPAGTYRVSCHSGPDGEFTSGSNKALPANGVTQLGCFYGKPGTQVWVEIDGKAYEKSTW; via the coding sequence GTGAGGTCGTTCACATGGCTGCGACGACGCCGCCGGACACTCATGTCCGCCGGCGTCGTGACCGTGTCCGCGCTGGCGGTCACGACGATGGCGGTCGCCTATCAGGGCTTCCCCACCACCGAGGTCGACCTCCACGACGGCGGCGTGTGGATCACGAAGCAGTCCAGCGTGCTGGTGGGGCACTTCAACCATGAATCCCGCGTGCTCGACGCGGGCCTGCGCGCCGCGAGCGACGAGTACGACATCCTCCAGGAGAGCTCCACCGTCCTCGTGGTGGACCAGGCCGAGTCCACCGTGACGGCGGTCGACCCGGCGATGGTCATGCTCACCGACACCGCCGACGTGCCTCCCGGCGCCAAGGTCGCCCTCGGCGGTCCGACGATGGCCGTGCTCGACACGGCGTCGGGCTCGCTGTGGATCACCCCCGCACGCGCTGCCGGAGCGTTCACGATCGAAGGCGCCGAGCCGGTGACCGAACTCGGCAAGGGGGCCGACGTGGCGGTCGGCCGCGACGGCACCGTGTACGGCGTCTCGGCGGAATCGGGCGAGATCGTCACGGTGCCCGTCACCGCGGACGGCGAGACGGGGGACGCGGCCCGCCGCGGCATGGAGGGCGTCGACGAGAACGCCCAGCTGTCGATCACCGTCGTGGGGACGACGGCGGCCGTGCTGGATGCCGACACCGGCACCGTGCACACCACCGGCGGCCTGCGCGCCGAAGTGGACGGGGCCGAGTCCGCCGTCCTGCAGCAGCCCGCCGCCACCGGCGACGCGCTCGTGCTGGCCACCGCATCCGAGGTCGTGCGGGTGCCCTTCGACGGCTCCGAACCCGCCAAGACCCCCTCCGGTGCGGGGGAGGGCGCGCCCACGGCGCCGGTGACGCTCGCCGGCTGCACGTATGCCGCGTGGAGCGGCTCGGGTGGGTTCGTGCGTGACTGCTCCGGAGACGCGAACGACCTCGCGATGCAGATCGAAGACCTGGAGCCCACCGCGCAGCTGCGGTTCCGGCAGAACCGCGACGTCGTGATCCTCAACGACGTCATCGGCGGCGCCGCGTGGATGGCCACCGACGCGATGCAGCGCGTGGACAACTGGGACGACATCATCCCGCCCGAGGGCGACTCGGAAGAGGACGAGCAGACCACCGAGGAGACGGTCGAGACGACGCTTCCCGAACGCACCGAGGTGAACACCCCGCCGATCGCCGCCGATGACGACCTCGGGGTGCGGCCGGGCCGCACGACGGTGCTGCCGGTGCTCGACAACGACACCGACGCCGACGGCGACATCCTGGTCGTGAGCCTGCCCGACGGTGAGCCGGGGCTCGGGGAGGTGCAGCCGATCCACGACGGCTCCGCGCTGCAGATCGCCGTGCCCGAGGATGCCTCGGGGTCGGAGACCTTCCGCTACGAGATCGAGGACGGCCGCGGCGGCACCGACACCGCCAACGTGCGGCTCAGCGTCCGCGGGTGGGATGTCAACGCCCCGCCTGAGCCCAAGCGCGTCACCACGGTCGTCGTCGAGGCCGGCGGCGCGATCACGTACAACGTCCTGCCGGATTGGACCGACCCCGACGGCGACGAGGTCTTCCTCGCCTCGGTCGTCCCCGCCGAAGGCGACGAGGCCGACTTCACCGCCGACGGCCGCATCACCTATCGGGCGATCGGCGGCACGCAGGGGCGCAAGGACGTGCCCATCATCGTCTCCGACGGCTCGGAGGTCACCGAGGGCATCGTGCGCTTCGACGTGCGTCCCCCCGGCTCCACCGTCCCGGTCACCAACGCCGATCACGTCGTGGTGCGCGCCGGGCAGTCCGCGACCGTCGCACCGCTGTCCAACGACACCAGCTCGGGCCGGGAGACGCTGCGCCTGACGCGGGTGGACGAGGTTCCCGGGGCCGAGATCGTCCCCGACTACCCCAACAAGACCTTCACCTTCCGCTCCTCGGCGCCCGGCACGTACTACGCGCAGTACCTCGTGGCCGCCGGCCCCAACGCCGTGCCGGGCCTCGTGCGCATCGACGTGCTCCCCGACGCCGACACCGACCTGCCGCCCGTCGCGGTGCGCGATGTGGCGCTCCTGCCCAGCGGCGCCGACGTGCTCGTCAACGTGCTCGCGAACGACAGCGATCCCTCCGGCGGGATCCTCGTCGTGCAGTCGGTGACGGTGGATCCCGCGAGCGGCATCTCGGTCGCGGTCATCGGTCACGAGACCCTCCGCATCACCGATCAGTCGGCCCTGAGCGAGCAGACGCGCATCTCCTACCGCATCTCCAACGGGCAGCAGACCGCGGAGGGTGAGGTCGTCGTCATCCCGGTGCCCGCGCCCGACCAGCTGCGACCGCCGGTGGCCAGCGATGACACGGCGGTCGTCCGCGCCGGCGACGTCGTCACCATCCCGGTGCTCGACAACGACTACCACCCCAACAACGACACGCTCCGACTCGCCCCCGACCTGGTGGAGCCGGTGCCCGCCGCGGAGGAGGGCACGATCTTCGTGTCGCAGGACACCGTGCGCTTCCGGGCGAGCGATGAGCCGGGCACGGTGTACGCCACCTACGAGGTGGAGGATTCCACCGGCCAGAAGGACGCCGGATACGTCACCATCCAGGTGCTCCCCGTCGACGCCGAGACCAACCAGGCCCCGCGCCCCCGCGACATCACCGGCCGTGTGCTGGCGGGATCCGAGGTGCGCATCCCGGTGCCGCTGGACGGGCTCGACCCCGACGGCGACTCGGTGGAGCTGATGGGGATCGACTCGGCGCCGTCGAAGGGCCGCGTCAGCGAGGTCGGGGCGAACTTCCTCAGGTACGAGGCGTTCGAGGGCGAGAGCGGGCCGGATGCGTTCACCTACCGTGTGCGCGACCGCTTCGGCGCCGAGGCGATCGCGTCGATCCGCGTGGGCATCGCCCCGGCCGAGGCGGCCAACCAGGCCCCCTACGCGGTGAAGGATGCCGTCGTCATGCGGCCCGGGCGCGAGGTGGCGGTGCCGGTGCTGGCGAACGACTCCGATCCCGAGGGCGACGCGATCACGCTCGTCTCCAACGGCCTGATCATGGCCGATTCCGGCGGCCTGGAGGCGCGGGTGCTCGGTGACCGGGTGGTCGTGACCTCCCCGGGCGAGCCGATCGAGACGAGCCTGCAATACACGATCCGCGACGCCCGGGGGGCCGAGGCGCGGGCAGTCCTGCAGGTCACCGTGGCCGAAGACGTGCCGCTGCAGCGTCCGATCGCGCGCGATGACCGGGTGCGCCCGACGGATGTGGAGGACGAGGCCTCCGTCGACCTCGACGTGCTCGCCAACGACGAAGACCCCGACGGCACCGTGGATGCGCTGGAGATCTCGGTCGAGGCGGCAGGCGCGCGAGTGCTCGGCGACGGCGTCGTGCGGCTGCCGATCCTCGAAGAGGCGCAGCTGGTGATGTACACGATCACCGACCGCGACGACCTGACCGCGTCGGCGTTCATCCACGTGCCAGGCCTGCGCGACCTGCCGCCCGTGCTGATCTCGACCGAGGGCGTCGAGGTCAAGAGCGGCGAGACCATCAGCATCCCGCTGTCCGAGCACGTCCGCGCCGCCGGGGGCCGCGACGTCGTCATCACCGAGGCAGGCAAGGTCAGCGCCGCACACGCGAACGGCGCCTCGCTCGTGGAGGACGAGAGAACCCTCGTCTACACGTCGGCCGACGGCTACTTCGGCCAGGACGCCATCACGTTCGAGGTCACCGACGGCACCGGACCCGACGACCCCGAGGGTCGCAAGGCGACGCTGACACTGCCGGTGACGGTGCTGCCGCCGGACAACCAGCAGCCGACGTTCGTCAACGGCCAGATGGACGTCGCTCCCGGCGAGGACGCCACCGGCCTCGACCTCGTCGCGCTCACGACCGACCCGGATGAGGGCGACCTCGAGGGGATGCGGTACACGATCGTGGGCGGATCGCCCAGCGGCATGAGCGCCTCCGTCGACGGTCAGACGCTGCGGGTCAGCGCCGAGGCCGACACGCGCAAGGGCACCACGGCCGAGGTGCGGGTGCGGATCGACGACGGCGAGACCGACCCCGTCGAAGGGACCGTGACGGTGCGGGTGACCGCATCCACGCGTCCCCTCCCCACCGCCAACGACGACGTGCTGCCCGAGGCCGATCAGGGCCGGACCATCTCGGTGCCGGTGCTCGCGAACGACTTCAATCCGTTCCCCGAGACGCCGCTGAAGGTCGTCGCGGCGTCCACCGAGACCGGCGAAGGCGTCGCCCAGGTCAGCGGCGACCAGGTGTCGGTCACGCCGTCGGCGAGCTTCTTCGGCACGATGGTCGTGCGCTACCGCATCCAGGATGCGACGGCCGACGTCGATCGCGAGGTCGAAGGCCGCATCCGCCTCACCGTGCAGGGCCGCCCCGACGCCCCCGGCGTCCCGACGGTGTCGAGCGTGCAGGACCGCACAGTCGTGCTGTCGTGGACGCCGCCGCCGAACAACGGCGCCGCGATCACGGGCTACACCGTCACCTCGACGGCGGGCAACTACACGCGCGAGTGCCCGGCCACCACGTGCACGCTGAGCGGGCTGACGAACAACGTCGAGTACAACTTCGTCGTCACCGCCACCAACCGCGTCGGCGAGTCCGACCCGTCGGCCCCGTCGGAGACCGCGCGTCCCGACGCGCGCCCCGACACCCCGGCCCCGCCGACGCTGCGCTTCGGCGACCGCTCGCTGAATGTTGCGTGGACCACGCCGAGCACCCCGGGTTCGCCGGTCGAATCCTTCACGCTCGAGATCTCGCCGGCACCGCCGTCGGGCATCACGCAGAAGACGGCGTCGGGCAATTCCCTCGTGTGGGAGGGGCTGGAGAACGGCACCGCCTACCAGGTGCGCGTCCAGGCGCACAACCGCGCGCCCGAGCCGTCGAGCTGGAGCGGGTACTCGGCGACGGAGATCCCCGCCGGTCCGCCGGCCGCCCCGGGGGCACCCTCGACGACACGGCTGGACCCGGTCGGCTCGCAGGCTCAGTTGCAGGTGTCGTGGGCGGCCCCGAACCCGAACGGCGACGCCATCTCCGGCTACCGCCTCAACGTGCTGCGCGGTGGCGCCCTCGTCAACACCATCTCCGTCGGCGCGGGGCAGACCTCGCAGGCGGTCGTGGTCGAGCCCAGCCGCACCGACTACTCGTTCACCGTCGCCGCCGTGAACAAAGCCGGTTGGGGCGCCGACAGCGCGCCGTCCGCCCCGCGGCGCGCCTTCACCCCGCCGGGTGCGCCGCAGGGCGTGAGCGCGTCCACGCCCTCGCCCGACAACTCCATCCACGTCGCGTATCAGCCGGCGGAGACCAACGGCGCCGATGCCGGCGCGGTGCGGTACGAGTACAAGCTCAACGGCGGCGGCTGGGCGCCCCTGAACGGCAACCGGATCACCAGCGGCATCTCCAACGGCTCCGGCTACACCGTGACGCTGCGCGCCGTGACGACCCAGGACGGCACGACGTACGCCAGCCCCGACTCCAACACCACCGCGCAGGTGATCCCGTACGGACCGATCCAGGCGCCCGGCGCGAGTGCGCGTGGGAGCGGGACCCAGATCGAGTTCGCGTGGTCGCCGCCCGCGGCGAACGGGCGTGCGATCACGAACCTGGAGATCAAGATCGCCGGAGGCGGCTGGGAGCAGGTCGCTGTCCGCAGCGGTTCCCGCACGGTGAACTTCGGGTACAGCGAGAAGCACACGATCCAGGTGCGTGCGACGGATGCCGCCAATCAGACGTCGACCGCGAGCGCGGAGGCCCGTACCGACAACAAGCCCGAGCCCGACCCCCCGCGGGCCTGGGTGAGCCGCGGTGGCGGCGTGAACAACTCGCAGTGCTCGACCGCGTCGTGCGCGTACTTCGCCGTGAACACGAAGGACTTCCCGGCCGGGACGTACCGCGTGTCGTGCCACAGCGGGCCGGACGGCGAATTCACCTCGGGCAGCAACAAGGCGCTCCCGGCCAACGGCGTCACGCAGCTGGGCTGCTTCTACGGCAAGCCCGGCACGCAGGTGTGGGTGGAGATCGACGGCAAGGCGTACGAGAAATCCACCTGGTGA
- a CDS encoding AAA family ATPase → MTMTPDQAAWFETTFTRLVDNVDRALMGKREVVSLVLSAMLAEGHVLLEDAPGTGKTSLAKALAATVQGTSARIQFTPDLLPSDVTGVTIYDQASHKFEFHRGPVFASILLADEINRASPKTQSALLEVMEESRVTVDGVPHEVGRPFLVIATQNPIEQAGTYKLPEAQLDRFLIKTSIGYPDLAIAERILAGAADRNPSASLPALITTSAVADMADLAASAHAEPAVLRYIAQLAEATRTDPSTRVGVSVRGSLAMVRIAKVRAASQGRHYVVPDDVKELVAPAWTHRLVLDPEAEFSGVTPATVIARTLESIPAPQARSAA, encoded by the coding sequence ATGACCATGACCCCCGACCAGGCCGCCTGGTTCGAGACCACCTTCACGCGCCTGGTGGACAACGTCGACCGCGCCTTGATGGGAAAGCGCGAGGTCGTGAGCCTCGTCCTGTCGGCGATGCTCGCCGAAGGGCACGTGCTGCTGGAGGATGCGCCGGGCACCGGCAAGACGAGCCTGGCCAAGGCGCTCGCCGCCACGGTGCAGGGCACGAGCGCCCGCATCCAGTTCACCCCCGACCTGCTGCCCTCCGACGTCACCGGCGTGACGATCTACGACCAGGCCAGCCACAAGTTCGAGTTCCACCGCGGCCCCGTTTTCGCCTCGATCCTGCTCGCCGACGAGATCAACCGTGCGTCGCCGAAGACCCAGTCGGCTCTCCTGGAGGTCATGGAGGAGTCGCGCGTGACCGTCGACGGCGTGCCGCACGAGGTGGGCCGCCCGTTCCTCGTCATCGCGACGCAGAACCCCATCGAGCAGGCCGGCACCTACAAGCTCCCCGAGGCCCAGCTCGACCGCTTCCTGATCAAGACCTCCATCGGCTACCCCGACCTCGCCATCGCCGAGCGCATCCTCGCCGGCGCCGCCGACCGCAACCCGTCGGCCAGCCTGCCGGCGCTCATCACGACCTCCGCCGTCGCCGACATGGCCGACCTCGCCGCGAGCGCCCACGCCGAACCCGCCGTCCTGCGCTACATCGCGCAGCTGGCCGAGGCCACGCGCACCGACCCCTCGACGCGTGTGGGCGTCTCGGTGCGCGGCTCGCTCGCGATGGTGCGCATCGCCAAGGTGCGGGCGGCCTCGCAGGGCCGCCACTACGTCGTGCCCGACGACGTCAAGGAGCTCGTGGCGCCGGCGTGGACGCACCGTCTCGTCCTCGACCCCGAGGCGGAGTTCAGCGGAGTCACCCCCGCCACGGTGATCGCCCGCACGCTCGAGTCGATCCCGGCGCCGCAGGCGAGGTCCGCGGCCTGA
- a CDS encoding DUF58 domain-containing protein produces the protein MTSETLGTTVPAGTTRTEVLRELAAPLAARVLRGTREVLSVVRPLGWVVLVTAVVLWITGQLLGWHELIVAALVLAALLVICAFFLIGRTDYDVGLDLTRTRVVVGERAVGALTLANTGSRAILPSRVVLPVGAGRGEFAVKRLAPGEEAEELFAIPTNRRAVLAVGPVSVVRGDPLGVFERVHRRDEPVDLYVHPRTVLFDGQSLGFLRDLEGLPATDLSRDDISFHALREYQPGDDRRNVHWRSTARTGKLMVRQFEETRRSHFVIGLSRNPGDYADAEEFELAISAAGSLGLRALRDSQRVEVRVQGSELPSGTGKQFLDGLSGLSFARGRTGDIVDLAGHISATAPAASVVVLLCGSAVDAARLRVACGRVPFGARALVVVADTTLDAPALRRIADADVLSLGALDQLPSALARVLA, from the coding sequence ATGACGAGCGAGACGCTGGGCACCACCGTGCCCGCCGGCACCACCCGCACGGAGGTGCTGCGTGAACTCGCCGCGCCGCTGGCGGCGCGCGTGCTGCGCGGGACGCGGGAGGTGCTGAGCGTCGTCCGGCCGCTGGGCTGGGTCGTGCTGGTGACGGCGGTCGTCCTGTGGATCACGGGGCAGCTGCTCGGCTGGCATGAGCTCATCGTCGCGGCCCTCGTGCTGGCCGCCCTGCTCGTGATCTGCGCCTTCTTCCTGATCGGCCGCACCGACTACGACGTGGGCCTGGACCTCACGCGCACGCGCGTGGTCGTGGGGGAGCGGGCCGTCGGTGCGCTGACCCTCGCGAACACGGGGTCGCGGGCGATCCTGCCCTCGCGCGTCGTTCTGCCCGTCGGCGCCGGTCGCGGCGAGTTCGCGGTGAAGCGGCTGGCCCCCGGCGAGGAGGCCGAAGAGCTGTTCGCGATCCCCACGAATCGTCGTGCCGTGCTCGCCGTCGGACCCGTCAGCGTCGTCCGCGGCGACCCGCTCGGGGTGTTCGAGCGCGTGCACCGCCGCGACGAGCCGGTCGACCTGTACGTGCACCCTCGCACCGTGCTGTTCGACGGGCAGTCGCTCGGGTTCCTCCGCGACCTGGAGGGCCTGCCCGCCACCGACCTCTCGCGCGACGACATCTCCTTCCACGCGCTGCGGGAGTACCAGCCCGGCGATGACCGCCGCAACGTGCACTGGCGCTCGACGGCGCGCACCGGCAAGCTCATGGTGCGCCAGTTCGAGGAGACGCGGCGCTCCCACTTCGTGATCGGGCTGTCGCGGAATCCGGGCGACTACGCCGACGCGGAGGAGTTTGAACTCGCCATCTCGGCCGCCGGATCGCTCGGCCTGCGTGCGCTGCGCGACTCCCAGCGGGTCGAGGTGCGCGTCCAGGGCTCCGAGTTGCCCTCGGGCACGGGCAAGCAGTTCCTGGACGGGCTTTCGGGGCTGTCGTTCGCGCGCGGGCGCACCGGTGACATCGTCGACCTGGCCGGGCACATCTCGGCCACCGCGCCGGCGGCCAGCGTGGTCGTGCTCCTGTGCGGCAGTGCCGTGGATGCCGCGCGCCTGCGCGTCGCGTGCGGTCGTGTGCCCTTCGGCGCCCGCGCACTGGTCGTCGTCGCCGACACGACGCTGGACGCGCCGGCCCTGCGCCGCATCGCCGACGCCGACGTCCTCTCCCTCGGCGCCCTCGATCAGCTGCCCTCCGCCCTCGCGCGGGTGCTCGCATGA
- a CDS encoding transglutaminase-like domain-containing protein — protein sequence MTAPARPADGEPHVIGGLEVRRWALDLGATTLLLAVGIAGFWPTFGGPAYLPAAVGGLILGLAIATVATWRRWGVLVIAGLTLAAYIVFGTVLAVPHVGLLGFIPTPESLWRLVIAIVTSWKELLTTVAPVGTGDSHLVVPFLLTLVAAVLVASLALRVRPPAWALVPAVAYLVGQIALGTVEPAAPIVQGVVFALVAAVWIAVRQAWQPVRAAISVGEGGEPTGMLARRLIAGAAVLAVATGAGVAAGAAAAPEGPRYVLRDVVIPPFDVRQYPSPLQSFRGYVRDFADEPLFTASGLPEGGRIRLATMDAYTGTVFNVADDGAGSSSAFTPVRSIMSPEAEGTPATIRIEIEGMRGVWLPDAGAVRSVEFDGPRADELRRSAYYNDATGTGVVTMRLGEGDAYTLETLLPGDPSDERLADEKFAPLRMPKQKGVPPEFAEIASDIVGDAATPIEQVRALEQTLSQDGFFSHGLEGQVLSRAGHGAERIATLLRGDQWIGDDEQYAVTMALLAGQLGIPARVVMGFYPEEDASGGLFTATGETLHAWVEVAFDESGWVAFDPTPPEDQVPTDQTTKPRADPKPQVLQPPPPEQEPVDLPPTVPDERGAEDEENPLAGILGLIAIVLASIVGVLALLLGPFLVVGALKAARRRRRREAERPADRISGGWDELIDRASDYGTPVRRGGTRAEDASVVSTAFEQPQVATLARRADAEVFGPSDPTPAEIEEFWHEVDGIVGGMGQRVGFWRRLKARLDVRALLAGTRFALPDRRITRTRPPRPARAAAPSGDAPGSAPARPSLRERGTALGQGAASQWQRVSAAVRRIRSSRDEGSSS from the coding sequence ATGACCGCGCCCGCCCGCCCCGCAGACGGGGAGCCGCACGTGATCGGCGGTCTCGAAGTGCGCCGCTGGGCGCTGGATCTGGGGGCCACGACGCTGCTGCTCGCCGTCGGGATCGCCGGTTTCTGGCCGACCTTCGGCGGACCGGCGTACCTCCCCGCCGCCGTGGGCGGATTGATCCTGGGCCTGGCCATCGCCACCGTCGCCACGTGGCGGCGGTGGGGCGTGCTCGTGATCGCCGGCCTCACCCTCGCCGCCTACATCGTCTTCGGCACCGTCCTCGCGGTGCCGCACGTGGGGCTCCTCGGGTTCATCCCGACACCGGAGTCGCTGTGGCGCCTGGTCATCGCGATCGTGACGTCGTGGAAGGAACTCCTCACCACCGTCGCGCCCGTGGGTACCGGCGACAGCCATCTGGTGGTGCCGTTTCTCCTCACCCTCGTCGCCGCCGTCCTCGTGGCAAGCCTCGCCCTGCGCGTGCGTCCGCCGGCTTGGGCGCTGGTCCCGGCGGTGGCCTACCTCGTGGGCCAGATCGCGCTGGGCACCGTGGAACCGGCCGCCCCGATCGTGCAGGGGGTCGTCTTCGCCCTCGTCGCGGCGGTGTGGATCGCCGTGCGTCAGGCGTGGCAGCCCGTGCGCGCGGCGATCTCGGTCGGCGAGGGCGGCGAGCCCACCGGGATGCTGGCGCGCCGGCTGATCGCGGGGGCCGCCGTCCTGGCGGTGGCCACCGGCGCGGGCGTCGCGGCAGGCGCGGCGGCCGCACCCGAGGGGCCGCGCTACGTTCTGCGCGACGTCGTCATCCCGCCGTTCGACGTGCGGCAGTACCCCAGCCCGTTGCAGTCCTTCCGCGGCTACGTGCGCGACTTCGCCGACGAGCCGCTGTTCACCGCGTCCGGGCTCCCCGAAGGCGGCCGCATCCGCCTCGCCACGATGGACGCCTACACCGGCACCGTCTTCAACGTCGCCGATGACGGCGCCGGCTCCTCCAGCGCCTTCACGCCGGTGCGCAGCATCATGTCGCCCGAGGCGGAGGGAACCCCGGCGACGATCCGGATCGAGATCGAGGGGATGCGCGGTGTGTGGCTCCCGGATGCCGGGGCGGTGCGCTCGGTCGAGTTCGACGGGCCGCGCGCGGATGAGCTGCGCCGCAGCGCGTATTACAACGACGCCACGGGCACCGGGGTCGTGACGATGCGCCTGGGCGAGGGCGACGCGTACACGCTGGAGACGCTCCTGCCCGGCGACCCGAGCGACGAACGGCTGGCCGACGAGAAGTTCGCGCCGCTGCGGATGCCCAAGCAGAAGGGCGTGCCGCCGGAGTTCGCCGAGATCGCCTCCGACATCGTCGGTGACGCGGCAACCCCGATCGAGCAGGTGCGGGCCCTGGAGCAGACCCTGTCGCAGGACGGGTTCTTCAGCCACGGGCTGGAGGGACAGGTTCTCTCGCGCGCAGGTCACGGCGCCGAGCGCATCGCCACGCTGCTGCGCGGTGACCAGTGGATCGGCGACGACGAGCAGTACGCCGTCACGATGGCGCTGCTGGCCGGGCAACTCGGCATCCCCGCGCGCGTGGTCATGGGCTTCTACCCGGAGGAGGACGCCTCCGGCGGGCTGTTCACCGCGACCGGCGAGACGCTGCACGCGTGGGTCGAGGTGGCCTTCGACGAGTCGGGCTGGGTCGCGTTCGACCCCACGCCGCCCGAAGACCAGGTGCCCACCGACCAGACCACCAAGCCCCGCGCCGACCCGAAGCCGCAGGTGCTCCAGCCCCCGCCGCCCGAGCAGGAGCCGGTCGACCTTCCGCCCACTGTGCCCGACGAGCGCGGCGCCGAGGACGAGGAGAACCCGCTGGCGGGCATCCTCGGTCTCATCGCCATCGTGCTGGCCAGCATCGTCGGCGTCCTCGCACTGCTGCTCGGGCCGTTCCTCGTGGTGGGCGCGCTGAAGGCGGCACGCCGTCGCCGCAGGCGCGAGGCCGAGCGTCCGGCCGACCGCATCAGCGGCGGATGGGACGAACTGATCGACCGCGCGAGCGACTACGGCACGCCCGTCCGCCGTGGCGGCACGCGCGCGGAGGACGCCTCGGTCGTGAGTACCGCGTTCGAGCAGCCCCAGGTGGCCACCCTCGCGCGCCGGGCCGACGCGGAGGTGTTCGGCCCGTCCGACCCCACACCGGCCGAGATCGAGGAGTTCTGGCACGAGGTGGACGGCATCGTCGGCGGCATGGGACAGCGCGTCGGCTTCTGGCGGCGTCTGAAGGCCCGTCTGGACGTGCGCGCGCTCCTGGCCGGCACGCGCTTCGCGCTGCCCGATCGCCGGATCACGCGCACCCGGCCGCCGCGCCCCGCGCGTGCTGCCGCACCCTCGGGCGACGCACCCGGCTCCGCCCCGGCGCGCCCGTCGCTGCGCGAGCGCGGCACGGCCCTCGGGCAGGGGGCCGCCTCGCAGTGGCAGCGCGTGAGCGCCGCGGTGCGGCGCATCCGATCGTCGCGCGACGAGGGGAGCAGCTCGTGA
- a CDS encoding FHA domain-containing protein, translating into MNPVAVLTWDNGEQVAVYGRTVFGRDPFGGPCATVVVRDETLSLSRTHFEIGGEHPEVWLADRWSRNGTVLVREGVRTALRPGERVALRPGDRLELGDRTATVSGPA; encoded by the coding sequence GTGAACCCGGTCGCCGTGCTCACGTGGGACAACGGAGAGCAGGTCGCGGTGTACGGCAGGACCGTGTTCGGTCGCGACCCCTTCGGCGGGCCGTGCGCGACCGTGGTCGTGCGGGACGAGACCCTGTCGCTGTCGCGGACGCATTTCGAGATCGGCGGCGAGCACCCCGAGGTGTGGCTGGCCGACCGCTGGTCGCGCAACGGCACCGTGCTCGTGCGCGAAGGCGTCCGCACGGCCCTCCGCCCGGGAGAGCGGGTCGCGCTGCGGCCCGGCGACCGCCTCGAACTGGGCGATCGCACCGCGACCGTGAGCGGGCCGGCATGA